One window of Paenibacillus sp. FSL K6-3182 genomic DNA carries:
- a CDS encoding HAMP domain-containing sensor histidine kinase, whose protein sequence is MKVQRRMAFHFTYQLVVYSILIFVAMIVLFLVLINRITNEDLKRNFPAGALSSIVAETDYSKKEIKMSTHWKELIEERDMWLQVVNAKGQVIYSVHTPKEQPTSYSITQLIAIQQSEKSGIYTVDNELDLTYSTPLLFLLGYKNPQQEKLTAWYMAYHQNGLVNEAYKNDLLTELRKTNSFLLIVDQAGQSVQTIGDQTSAIDVYEPLEVLTMQQKPGDYDTNIFVYQPENSDMTWILHTPNERITYTKQPILSEAIRIFIWIGGSLLLLSLAISFWHGYRYGQPLILFAGWFERMGNGRYDEVLTPKDRKKVFRRTGKLRIRYRLYREVIAAFYQMAERLAQTEKDRRQLEKTREEWMTGISHDLRTPLSTIQGYGYILESSPAQWSDEELQDMGKMIREKSSYMLELMNDFSHIYQIKHGTVHMDRHEFELGELVRRSVLKYVNDATLAEVDFLYEGDELPVSLYGNPKWIQRLMDNLLSNAVKHNPTGITITVTCGMLNDDAYIRVSDNGRGMDEATVNKLFERYYRGTNTEESSSGTGLGMSIAKMIVEAHQGRIEVRSAIGEGTSISIYFPSD, encoded by the coding sequence ATGAAGGTTCAACGCCGAATGGCCTTTCATTTTACATATCAGCTCGTCGTGTATTCCATTCTCATATTCGTTGCGATGATCGTGCTGTTTCTTGTCCTTATTAATAGAATTACGAACGAGGATCTCAAACGGAACTTTCCCGCCGGCGCGCTTAGTTCCATTGTCGCGGAAACCGACTATTCGAAAAAAGAGATTAAGATGTCGACGCACTGGAAGGAGCTCATTGAAGAGCGTGATATGTGGCTGCAAGTCGTGAACGCCAAAGGGCAGGTTATTTATTCGGTCCATACGCCGAAAGAGCAGCCGACTTCTTATTCGATTACGCAGCTTATAGCCATCCAGCAATCCGAAAAATCCGGTATCTATACCGTCGATAACGAGCTCGATCTGACGTATTCTACTCCGCTGCTCTTTCTTCTTGGTTACAAAAATCCGCAGCAAGAGAAGCTGACTGCATGGTATATGGCATACCATCAGAATGGTCTAGTAAATGAGGCATATAAGAATGACCTGCTCACCGAGCTAAGGAAAACAAACAGCTTTTTGCTAATCGTAGACCAAGCTGGCCAAAGTGTTCAAACAATTGGAGACCAGACTTCTGCTATCGATGTATATGAGCCGCTGGAAGTGCTGACTATGCAGCAAAAGCCTGGTGATTATGATACGAACATCTTTGTGTACCAGCCTGAAAATAGTGATATGACTTGGATTTTGCACACACCAAACGAACGAATAACATATACGAAGCAGCCCATCCTATCGGAAGCTATACGCATCTTCATTTGGATAGGAGGCTCGTTACTTCTCCTTTCACTAGCTATCTCGTTTTGGCACGGGTATCGATACGGTCAGCCGCTCATCCTATTCGCCGGTTGGTTCGAGCGGATGGGCAATGGACGGTATGACGAGGTGCTTACGCCAAAGGATCGCAAAAAGGTATTCCGTCGCACCGGCAAGCTGCGCATTCGCTACCGCCTTTACCGGGAAGTGATTGCGGCTTTCTACCAAATGGCCGAGCGGCTGGCGCAAACGGAGAAGGATCGGCGCCAGCTTGAGAAAACGAGAGAGGAATGGATGACTGGCATTTCGCATGATTTGCGCACGCCGCTCTCCACCATTCAAGGCTACGGCTATATATTGGAAAGCTCCCCTGCGCAGTGGAGTGATGAAGAGCTTCAGGACATGGGCAAAATGATTCGCGAAAAAAGCAGCTATATGCTGGAGCTTATGAATGACTTTTCGCATATTTATCAAATAAAACATGGAACCGTTCATATGGATCGACATGAATTTGAGCTCGGCGAGCTGGTTAGACGCTCAGTACTCAAATATGTGAACGATGCTACGCTTGCCGAGGTCGACTTCCTTTATGAGGGAGACGAGCTGCCTGTCAGCCTTTATGGCAATCCGAAGTGGATACAGCGGCTAATGGATAATCTGCTGTCGAACGCCGTGAAACATAATCCTACAGGCATAACTATTACGGTAACCTGCGGCATGCTGAATGATGATGCCTACATCCGCGTTTCCGACAACGGAAGAGGCATGGATGAGGCCACTGTCAACAAGCTGTTCGAAAGGTATTACCGCGGGACGAATACAGAAGAATCAAGCAGCGGTACTGGCCTTGGCATGAGCATCGCCAAAATGATCGTAGAAGCACATCAAGGCCGAATCGAGGTGCGCTCTGCGATTGGCGAAGGCACCTCGATCAGTATTTATTTTCCAAGCGATTGA
- a CDS encoding response regulator transcription factor produces the protein MNMNKIVIVEDEPSIVKMLQLVLQKEGFQHIHTAGTCQEALDTIARYGADIVLLDVMLPDGSGFELCSKIRQLGNPHILFLTAKASDLDILTGFAMGGDDYITKPFNPLEIAARIKARLRRMEEAESLPPHSTFAPSVSAATAPHLTYRYGRFQLNEAAGELLVDNQPVSCPAQVFQLLLYFCKNPGIVFSKGQLYEAVWGIDGLGDDNTVMVHIRRIRERIEYDPSMPTHLLTVRGLGYKLVKEPVSL, from the coding sequence ATGAACATGAACAAAATTGTCATAGTGGAAGATGAACCTTCTATTGTAAAAATGCTGCAGCTGGTGCTCCAAAAGGAAGGCTTCCAGCATATCCATACGGCAGGAACCTGCCAAGAAGCTCTCGATACGATCGCTCGATACGGAGCCGATATCGTGCTGCTGGATGTGATGCTGCCCGACGGCAGCGGATTTGAGCTTTGCTCAAAAATTAGACAGCTGGGCAATCCGCATATCTTATTTTTAACCGCCAAAGCATCCGATCTCGATATTCTGACCGGATTTGCGATGGGCGGCGATGACTATATCACAAAACCATTTAATCCATTGGAGATTGCAGCTCGCATTAAAGCAAGGCTGCGCCGCATGGAAGAGGCGGAATCACTTCCACCGCATTCAACATTTGCTCCATCCGTATCTGCTGCCACTGCCCCTCATCTAACCTACCGTTATGGCCGTTTTCAGTTAAATGAAGCAGCTGGGGAATTATTAGTAGATAATCAGCCCGTATCATGCCCTGCACAGGTTTTTCAGCTGTTGCTGTATTTCTGCAAAAACCCCGGCATCGTCTTCTCGAAAGGTCAGCTTTATGAAGCGGTATGGGGCATTGACGGATTAGGGGACGACAACACGGTTATGGTTCACATCAGGCGAATTCGCGAAAGAATTGAATATGATCCCAGTATGCCGACGCATCTGCTTACCGTTCGTGGTCTCGGCTACAAATTAGTTAAGGAGCCTGTAAGCCTATGA